From a region of the Mycobacterium intracellulare ATCC 13950 genome:
- a CDS encoding DoxX family protein yields MTSQPNDADWQRPGESPESTPGRPASARLVDPEDDLTPVGYPGDFNPSTGTTTVIPYGAAAAMAGSGASGYNLLEHQEPLPYVQPHSAARHAAPESTDIDDDEHDDRLHDVGRRGTQHLGLLVLRVGLGVVLGAHGLQKLFGWWGGSGVTGFRNSLSDVGYQHADILAYVSAGGELVAGVLLVLGLFTPLAAAGALAFLINGLLATVSARPHTHTFSYFLPEGHEYQITLIAVAAAVILCGPGRYGLDARRGWAHRPFIGSFVALLAGIAAGIGVWVALNGVNPIG; encoded by the coding sequence GTGACCAGTCAACCGAATGACGCAGATTGGCAGCGGCCGGGCGAATCCCCGGAGTCGACCCCGGGACGCCCCGCCTCGGCGCGCCTGGTCGACCCCGAAGACGATCTGACCCCAGTCGGCTACCCCGGTGACTTCAACCCGTCCACGGGAACCACCACCGTCATCCCCTACGGCGCCGCCGCGGCGATGGCCGGCTCCGGGGCCTCGGGTTACAACCTGCTCGAACACCAGGAGCCGCTGCCGTACGTCCAGCCGCATTCGGCGGCCCGGCACGCGGCGCCGGAGTCCACCGACATCGACGACGACGAGCACGACGACCGGTTGCACGACGTCGGGCGGCGCGGAACCCAGCATCTGGGTTTGCTGGTGTTGCGGGTCGGGCTTGGCGTGGTGCTCGGCGCCCACGGGCTGCAGAAGTTGTTCGGCTGGTGGGGCGGTTCGGGAGTGACCGGGTTCAGGAACTCGCTGTCCGACGTCGGCTACCAGCACGCCGACATCCTCGCCTACGTGAGCGCCGGCGGCGAGCTCGTGGCCGGTGTGCTGCTGGTGCTGGGCCTGTTCACGCCGCTGGCCGCGGCCGGCGCTCTTGCGTTTTTGATCAACGGCCTGCTGGCCACCGTCTCGGCGCGGCCGCACACGCACACCTTCTCGTACTTCCTGCCCGAGGGGCACGAATACCAGATCACCCTCATCGCCGTGGCCGCCGCGGTCATCCTGTGCGGACCCGGCCGCTACGGTCTCGACGCGCGCCGCGGCTGGGCCCACCGGCCGTTCATCGGGTCGTTCGTCGCCCTGCTGGCCGGCATCGCCGCCGGCATCGGCGTGTGGGTGGCGCTCAACGGCGTGAACCCGATCGGCTGA
- the ilvC gene encoding ketol-acid reductoisomerase, whose amino-acid sequence MFYDDDADLTIIQGRKVGVIGYGSQGHAHSLSLRDSGVQVKVGLKEGSKSRPKVSEQGLDVDTPAEVAKWADVIMLLAPDTAQADIFKNDIEPNLKPGDALFFGHGLNIHFDLIKPPADVTIAMVAPKGPGHLVRRQFVDGKGVPCLIAVDQDPSGKGEALALSYAKAIGGTRAGVIKTTFKDETETDLFGEQAVLCGGTEELVKTGFDVMVEAGYPPEMAYFEVLHELKLIVDLMYEGGIARMNYSVSDTAEFGGYLSGPRVIDAGTKDRMREILRDIQNGDFVKKLVANVEGGNKQLEQLRKENAEHPIEVTGKKLRDLMSWVDRPITETA is encoded by the coding sequence ATGTTCTATGACGACGATGCGGACCTGACCATCATTCAGGGTCGCAAGGTCGGGGTCATCGGATACGGCAGCCAAGGGCACGCGCACTCGCTGAGCCTGCGCGACTCCGGCGTGCAGGTGAAGGTGGGCCTGAAGGAGGGTTCGAAGTCGCGGCCCAAGGTTTCCGAGCAGGGCCTGGACGTCGACACCCCCGCCGAGGTCGCCAAGTGGGCCGACGTGATCATGCTGCTGGCGCCCGACACCGCGCAGGCCGACATCTTCAAAAATGACATCGAGCCGAACCTGAAGCCCGGTGACGCGTTGTTTTTCGGTCACGGCCTCAACATCCACTTCGACCTGATCAAGCCGCCCGCCGACGTCACCATCGCCATGGTCGCGCCCAAGGGGCCCGGTCATTTGGTGCGCCGGCAGTTCGTCGACGGCAAGGGTGTGCCCTGCCTGATCGCGGTCGACCAGGACCCGTCCGGCAAGGGTGAGGCGCTCGCCTTGTCCTACGCCAAGGCCATCGGCGGTACCCGCGCCGGCGTCATCAAGACCACCTTCAAGGACGAGACAGAGACCGACCTCTTCGGTGAGCAGGCCGTCTTGTGCGGTGGCACAGAGGAATTGGTGAAGACCGGTTTCGACGTGATGGTCGAGGCGGGCTACCCGCCGGAGATGGCGTACTTCGAGGTGCTGCACGAGCTCAAGCTGATCGTCGACCTGATGTATGAGGGCGGCATCGCCCGGATGAACTACTCGGTGTCCGACACCGCGGAATTCGGCGGGTATCTGTCGGGGCCCCGCGTCATCGACGCCGGCACCAAGGACCGGATGCGGGAGATCCTGCGCGACATCCAGAACGGCGACTTCGTCAAGAAGCTGGTCGCCAACGTCGAGGGCGGCAACAAGCAGCTCGAGCAGCTGCGCAAGGAGAACGCCGAGCACCCCATCGAGGTCACCGGCAAGAAGCTGCGCGACCTGATGAGCTGGGTCGACCGGCCGATCACCGAGACGGCTTAG
- a CDS encoding PH domain-containing protein — protein sequence MIKLSPIAHLAVGFLALGLLIPVMLWPPSAPLLIIPVVLSAMIVRLRTVADDRGVTVRTLLGSQTVRWDDIDGLRFHRGSWARARLKSGAELRLPAVSFSTLPELTAASAGRVPNPYQ from the coding sequence GTGATCAAGCTGTCCCCCATCGCGCACCTCGCGGTCGGATTCCTGGCCCTGGGCTTGCTGATCCCGGTGATGCTGTGGCCGCCGTCCGCGCCGCTGTTGATCATTCCGGTGGTGCTGTCGGCGATGATCGTCCGGTTACGCACCGTCGCCGACGACCGCGGTGTCACCGTCCGCACGCTGCTGGGCAGCCAGACGGTGCGCTGGGACGACATCGACGGGCTGCGTTTCCATCGCGGTTCCTGGGCACGGGCGCGCCTCAAGAGCGGCGCCGAGCTGCGATTGCCGGCGGTCAGCTTCTCGACGCTGCCGGAGCTCACCGCGGCCAGCGCGGGGCGGGTTCCCAACCCCTATCAGTGA
- the ilvN gene encoding acetolactate synthase small subunit, which yields MSPQTHTLSVLVEDKPGVLARVAALFSRRGFNIESLAVGATEQKDMSRMTIVVSAEETPLEQITKQLNKLINVIKIVELDDDNSVSRELAMIKVRADAGTRSQVIEAVNLFRAKVIDVSTEALTIEATGDRGKIEALLRILEPFGIREIVQSGVVSLSRGPRGIGTAK from the coding sequence ATGAGTCCGCAAACCCACACTCTGTCGGTGCTGGTCGAAGACAAACCCGGTGTCCTCGCCCGCGTGGCCGCGCTGTTCTCGCGGCGCGGCTTCAACATCGAGTCCCTGGCGGTCGGCGCGACCGAGCAGAAGGACATGTCCCGGATGACGATCGTGGTCTCCGCCGAGGAGACCCCGCTCGAACAGATCACCAAGCAGCTCAACAAGCTGATCAACGTCATCAAGATTGTCGAGCTCGACGACGACAACTCGGTGTCGCGGGAATTGGCGATGATCAAGGTGCGCGCCGACGCCGGCACCCGCAGTCAGGTGATCGAAGCGGTGAACCTGTTCCGCGCCAAGGTGATTGACGTTTCCACGGAGGCGCTGACGATCGAGGCGACGGGCGACCGCGGCAAGATCGAGGCGCTGCTGCGGATCCTGGAACCGTTCGGCATCCGTGAAATCGTGCAATCGGGAGTGGTGTCGTTGTCTCGCGGTCCACGCGGAATCGGCACGGCCAAGTAA
- a CDS encoding MinD/ParA family ATP-binding protein produces MSNRGESRGVVQHSVGSAGPPGPAPHHPRPPSWRADARPSATTVPQPRGPGRRPPVPPRPGPVLGETALDRFDHPETDARLNWRGLIHRVTGIDLGPGKNAAYETELRERIRATVGSAFPIAVLNLKGGVGKTAVVEALGSTFAAVRNDRVLALDIDAGDLAERHGRHNPHSMADLLRGGPATSYEDIRALTYMNGFGLEVLGLPDYASTDWRLERRDVLRAFSMLRNQYSVVLVDCVKALNSSVMEAVLPESRALVVVTSTSIDAIRKTHTTLEWLCHNGYQRLMASTVLAVNHVEPAKVEGVAVTELDRLSARVAATVVLPFDRHVHEGRKIALDRMSKESRRSYLEMAAVLAGMFPGRGGERARDHH; encoded by the coding sequence ATGAGCAACCGTGGTGAGAGTCGCGGAGTCGTTCAGCATTCCGTCGGATCGGCGGGCCCACCGGGCCCGGCACCCCACCACCCGCGCCCGCCCAGCTGGCGCGCCGACGCCCGCCCGTCGGCGACCACGGTGCCCCAGCCTCGCGGGCCCGGCCGCCGTCCGCCGGTCCCGCCGCGCCCCGGGCCGGTGCTGGGCGAGACGGCGCTGGATCGCTTCGACCACCCCGAGACCGACGCCAGGCTCAACTGGCGAGGGTTGATCCACCGCGTCACCGGGATCGATCTCGGCCCGGGCAAAAACGCCGCCTACGAGACGGAGTTGCGGGAGCGCATCCGCGCGACCGTGGGCAGTGCTTTTCCGATCGCCGTCCTCAACCTCAAAGGCGGGGTGGGCAAGACCGCGGTAGTCGAGGCCCTCGGGTCGACTTTCGCCGCGGTGCGCAACGACCGGGTGCTCGCACTCGACATCGACGCGGGGGACCTGGCCGAGCGCCACGGCCGTCACAACCCGCACAGCATGGCCGACCTGCTCCGCGGCGGCCCGGCAACGAGCTACGAGGACATCCGGGCGCTGACCTACATGAACGGCTTCGGGCTGGAGGTGCTCGGGCTGCCGGACTACGCCAGCACCGACTGGCGCCTGGAGCGCCGTGACGTTCTGCGGGCGTTCTCGATGCTGAGAAACCAGTATTCGGTGGTGCTGGTCGATTGCGTCAAAGCGCTCAATTCCAGTGTGATGGAGGCTGTTCTGCCGGAGTCGCGGGCCCTCGTCGTGGTCACGAGCACCTCGATCGACGCGATACGCAAGACCCACACCACCCTGGAGTGGCTGTGCCACAACGGGTATCAACGATTGATGGCGTCGACCGTGCTCGCGGTCAATCACGTCGAGCCGGCCAAGGTGGAAGGTGTGGCCGTGACGGAACTCGACCGGCTGTCCGCACGCGTCGCCGCCACCGTGGTGCTGCCGTTCGACCGGCACGTGCACGAGGGCAGGAAGATCGCGCTGGACCGAATGAGCAAGGAGAGCCGGCGCAGCTACCTCGAGATGGCCGCCGTGCTGGCCGGGATGTTCCCGGGCAGGGGAGGAGAGCGCGCTCGCGATCACCACTAG
- the gatB gene encoding Asp-tRNA(Asn)/Glu-tRNA(Gln) amidotransferase subunit GatB has translation MSVAASADLMEYDDVIARFDPVLGLEVHVELSTVTKMFCGCTTAFGAEPNTQVCPVCLGLPGSLPVLNQTAVESAIRIGLALNCEIVPWCRFARKNYFYPDMPKNYQISQYDEPIAINGYLEAPLEDGSTWRVEIERAHMEEDTGKLTHIGSETGRIHGATTSLIDYNRAGVPLIEIVTKPIVGAGDRAPQIARAYVTALRDLLRALDVSDVRMDQGSMRCDANVSLKPTGQAEFGTRTETKNVNSLKSVEVAVRYEMQRQASVLASGGQITQETRHFHEAGYTSPGRVKETAEDYRYFPEPDLEPVAPSRELVERLRQTIPELPWLSRKRIQEEWGISDEVMRDLVNAGAIELVTATIEHGASSEQARAWWGNFLMQKANEANVALDELAITPAQVAAVVALVDEGKLSTKLARQVVEGVLAGEGEPEEVMSARGLALVRDDSVTQAAVDEALAANPDVAEKIRGGKVAAAGAIVGAVMKATRGQADAARVRELVLAACGQG, from the coding sequence ATGAGTGTTGCCGCCAGCGCCGACCTGATGGAGTACGACGACGTCATCGCGCGTTTCGATCCGGTGCTCGGCCTCGAGGTGCACGTCGAGCTGTCGACCGTCACCAAGATGTTCTGCGGCTGCACGACCGCATTCGGCGCCGAGCCCAACACCCAGGTGTGCCCAGTGTGCCTCGGGCTGCCCGGCTCGCTGCCGGTGCTCAACCAGACCGCGGTGGAGTCGGCCATCCGGATCGGGCTGGCGCTCAACTGCGAGATCGTGCCCTGGTGCCGCTTCGCCCGGAAGAACTACTTCTACCCGGACATGCCGAAGAACTACCAGATTTCGCAGTACGACGAGCCCATCGCCATCAACGGCTACCTCGAGGCCCCGCTGGAAGACGGCAGCACCTGGCGGGTGGAGATCGAGCGCGCGCACATGGAGGAAGACACCGGCAAGCTCACCCACATCGGCAGCGAGACCGGCCGCATTCACGGCGCGACGACGTCGCTGATCGACTACAACCGCGCCGGGGTACCACTGATCGAGATCGTCACCAAACCCATCGTCGGGGCCGGGGACCGGGCACCGCAGATCGCCCGGGCCTACGTGACCGCGTTGCGGGACCTGTTGCGCGCCTTGGACGTATCCGACGTCCGGATGGATCAGGGCTCCATGCGCTGCGACGCCAACGTGTCGCTGAAGCCGACCGGCCAGGCCGAATTCGGCACCCGCACCGAAACCAAGAACGTCAACTCGCTGAAAAGCGTCGAGGTGGCCGTGCGTTACGAAATGCAGCGCCAGGCCAGCGTCCTGGCCTCCGGCGGCCAGATCACCCAGGAAACCCGGCACTTTCACGAGGCGGGCTACACCAGCCCGGGCCGCGTCAAGGAGACCGCCGAGGACTACCGCTACTTCCCCGAGCCCGACCTGGAGCCCGTGGCGCCCAGCCGCGAGCTCGTCGAGCGGCTGCGCCAGACCATCCCCGAGCTACCGTGGTTGAGCCGCAAGCGAATTCAGGAAGAGTGGGGGATCTCCGACGAGGTGATGCGCGACCTGGTCAACGCCGGCGCGATCGAACTGGTCACCGCCACCATCGAACACGGCGCGTCCAGCGAACAGGCGCGGGCCTGGTGGGGGAACTTCTTGATGCAGAAGGCCAACGAAGCCAACGTCGCGCTCGACGAACTGGCCATCACGCCGGCCCAGGTCGCCGCGGTGGTGGCGCTGGTCGACGAGGGCAAGCTGTCCACCAAACTGGCGCGCCAGGTCGTCGAGGGCGTGCTGGCCGGGGAGGGCGAACCCGAAGAGGTCATGTCCGCGCGCGGCCTGGCGCTGGTGCGCGACGACTCGGTCACCCAGGCGGCCGTCGACGAGGCGCTGGCCGCCAATCCCGATGTGGCGGAAAAGATCCGGGGCGGCAAGGTGGCCGCGGCGGGCGCGATCGTCGGAGCGGTGATGAAGGCCACCCGCGGGCAGGCCGACGCCGCCCGGGTGCGCGAACTGGTCCTGGCGGCCTGCGGCCAGGGCTAG
- a CDS encoding PQQ-dependent sugar dehydrogenase, which yields MRLGRSGRSVRRGFAALCALVLVTSGCARFNDAQSQPFTTAPELKPQPSSTPPPPPPLPPTPFPKACPAPGVMQGCLESTSGLIMGPDSKTALVAERTTGAVKEISVSAEPKVKMVIPVDPSGDGGLMDIVLSPTYTQDRLMYAYVSTPTDNRVIRIADGDIPKDILTGIPKGATGNTGALIFTSPTTLVVLTGDAGNPAMAADPNSLAGKVLRIEQPTTVGQAPPTTALSGVGSGGGLCTDPVDGSLYVADRTPTADRLQRITKTSDVSTVWTWPDKPGVAGCAAMDGTVLVNLINTKLTVAVRLAPTTGAVTGEPDVVRKDTHAHAWALRMSPDGNVWGATVNKTAGDAEKLDDVVFPLFPQGGGFPRNNDDKT from the coding sequence ATGCGACTAGGGCGATCGGGGCGGTCGGTGCGGCGCGGGTTCGCCGCGCTGTGTGCCCTCGTGCTGGTGACGAGCGGGTGCGCGCGCTTCAACGACGCGCAATCACAACCGTTCACGACCGCCCCGGAATTGAAGCCGCAGCCGAGCTCGACGCCGCCCCCGCCGCCGCCGCTGCCGCCCACCCCGTTCCCGAAGGCCTGCCCGGCGCCGGGGGTCATGCAGGGCTGCCTGGAGAGCACCAGCGGGCTGATTATGGGGCCCGACAGCAAAACCGCGCTGGTCGCCGAGCGCACCACCGGAGCGGTCAAGGAGATCTCGGTCAGCGCCGAGCCGAAGGTGAAGATGGTCATCCCGGTCGACCCGTCCGGGGATGGCGGGTTGATGGACATCGTGTTGTCGCCCACCTACACCCAAGACCGCCTGATGTACGCCTACGTCAGCACCCCGACCGACAACCGGGTCATTCGCATCGCCGACGGCGACATCCCCAAGGACATCCTGACCGGGATCCCCAAGGGCGCCACCGGCAACACCGGGGCGTTGATCTTCACCAGCCCCACCACGCTGGTCGTGCTGACCGGCGACGCCGGTAACCCGGCGATGGCCGCGGACCCCAATTCGCTGGCCGGCAAGGTGCTGCGCATCGAGCAGCCGACCACCGTCGGTCAGGCCCCGCCCACCACGGCGCTGTCCGGCGTGGGTTCGGGCGGCGGCTTGTGCACCGACCCGGTCGACGGCTCGCTGTATGTCGCCGACCGCACCCCGACCGCGGATCGGTTGCAGCGCATCACCAAAACGTCGGACGTCTCCACGGTGTGGACCTGGCCGGACAAACCCGGCGTGGCCGGTTGCGCGGCGATGGACGGCACCGTGCTGGTGAACCTGATCAACACCAAGCTGACGGTGGCGGTCCGGCTGGCTCCGACGACGGGCGCGGTCACCGGTGAACCCGACGTCGTGCGCAAGGACACGCACGCGCACGCGTGGGCGCTGCGCATGTCACCGGATGGAAACGTCTGGGGCGCAACCGTAAACAAGACGGCGGGCGACGCCGAGAAACTGGACGACGTGGTGTTCCCGCTCTTCCCGCAGGGCGGCGGCTTCCCGCGCAACAACGACGACAAGACGTAG
- a CDS encoding acetolactate synthase large subunit — MKPAAKSANGKPKRIGPEQLTGAQSVIRSLEELDVDVIFGIPGGAVLPVYDPLFDSKKLRHVLVRHEQGAGHAASGYAHATGKVGVCMATSGPGATNLVTALADAQMDSIPVVAVTGQVGRTLIGTDAFQEADISGITMPITKHNFLVRSGNEIPQVLAEAFHIASSGRPGAVLVDIPKDVLQGQCTFSWPPRIDLPGYKPTVKPHNRQIREAAKLIAAARKPVLYVGGGVIRGDATEQLAELAELTGIPVVTTLMARGAFPDSHRQHMGMPGMHGTVAAVAALQRSDLLIALGTRFDDRVTGKLDTFAPEAKVIHADIDPAEIGKNRHADVPIVGDVKAVIAELVEQLRHDGVPGKIDMTEWWAYLDGVRSTYPLSYGPQSDGSLGPEYVIEKLGQIAGPDAIYVAGVGQHQMWAAQFISYEKPRTWLNSGGLGTMGFAIPAAMGAKMARPDAEVWAIDGDGCFQMTNQELATCAIEGVPIKVALINNGNLGMVRQWQTLFYEERYSQTDLATHSHRIPDFVKLAEALGCVGLRCEREEDVADVIEQARAINDRPVVIDFIVGADAQVWPMVAAGTSNDEIQAARGIRPLFDDESEGHA; from the coding sequence GTGAAGCCGGCCGCGAAGTCTGCCAACGGCAAGCCGAAACGCATTGGGCCCGAGCAACTTACCGGCGCGCAGTCGGTGATCCGGTCGCTGGAGGAACTCGACGTCGACGTCATCTTCGGCATCCCCGGCGGCGCGGTGCTGCCGGTCTATGACCCGCTGTTCGACTCAAAGAAGCTGCGCCACGTGCTGGTCCGCCACGAACAGGGCGCGGGTCACGCCGCCAGCGGCTACGCGCACGCCACCGGCAAGGTCGGTGTCTGCATGGCGACTTCCGGCCCCGGGGCCACCAACCTGGTCACCGCGCTGGCCGACGCCCAGATGGACTCGATCCCCGTCGTCGCGGTCACCGGCCAGGTGGGGCGCACGCTGATCGGCACCGACGCCTTCCAGGAAGCCGACATCTCGGGCATCACGATGCCGATCACCAAGCACAACTTCCTGGTCCGCTCCGGTAACGAGATCCCGCAGGTGCTCGCCGAGGCCTTCCACATCGCCTCCTCGGGCCGCCCCGGCGCGGTGCTCGTCGACATCCCCAAGGACGTGCTGCAGGGCCAGTGCACGTTCAGCTGGCCGCCGCGCATCGATCTGCCCGGATACAAGCCGACCGTCAAGCCGCACAACCGGCAGATCCGCGAGGCCGCCAAGCTGATCGCCGCGGCCCGCAAACCGGTGCTGTACGTGGGCGGGGGTGTCATCCGCGGGGACGCGACCGAGCAGCTGGCCGAGCTGGCCGAGCTGACCGGCATCCCGGTGGTGACCACGCTGATGGCGCGCGGCGCGTTCCCGGACAGCCATCGTCAGCACATGGGCATGCCCGGCATGCACGGCACCGTCGCCGCGGTGGCGGCCCTGCAGCGCAGCGACCTCCTGATCGCGCTGGGCACCCGCTTCGACGACCGGGTGACCGGGAAGCTGGACACCTTCGCGCCCGAAGCCAAGGTCATCCACGCCGACATCGACCCGGCCGAGATCGGCAAGAACCGCCACGCCGACGTGCCGATCGTCGGTGACGTCAAGGCCGTCATCGCCGAGCTGGTCGAGCAGCTCCGCCACGACGGGGTGCCCGGCAAGATCGACATGACCGAGTGGTGGGCCTACCTCGACGGGGTTCGGTCCACGTATCCGCTGAGTTACGGACCGCAGAGCGACGGCAGCCTGGGCCCGGAATACGTCATCGAGAAGCTCGGCCAGATCGCCGGCCCGGACGCCATTTACGTCGCCGGCGTCGGCCAGCACCAGATGTGGGCGGCCCAATTCATCTCCTATGAGAAGCCGCGCACCTGGCTCAACTCCGGCGGCCTGGGCACCATGGGGTTCGCCATTCCGGCCGCCATGGGCGCCAAGATGGCCCGCCCGGACGCCGAGGTCTGGGCGATCGACGGCGACGGCTGTTTCCAGATGACCAACCAGGAGCTGGCCACCTGCGCGATCGAAGGCGTGCCGATCAAGGTGGCGCTGATCAACAACGGCAACCTGGGCATGGTCCGCCAGTGGCAGACGCTGTTCTACGAAGAGCGTTACTCGCAAACGGATCTGGCCACGCATTCGCACCGCATCCCGGACTTCGTGAAGCTGGCGGAGGCGCTGGGCTGCGTCGGGTTGCGTTGCGAGCGTGAGGAAGACGTCGCCGACGTGATCGAGCAGGCGCGGGCGATCAACGACCGACCGGTCGTGATCGACTTCATCGTCGGCGCGGACGCGCAGGTGTGGCCGATGGTCGCCGCCGGCACCAGCAATGACGAGATCCAGGCGGCCCGCGGGATCCGCCCGCTGTTCGACGACGAGAGTGAAGGGCACGCCTGA